One region of Acaryochloris thomasi RCC1774 genomic DNA includes:
- the fumC gene encoding class II fumarate hydratase, whose protein sequence is MTAQVETRLETDSMGTIAVPCDCYWGAQTQRSLQHFDIGFDRLSSSMIRALGITKQASAIVNQSLGKLPPEIAPLIIAAAAEVAQGQHDQQFPLRIWQTGSGTQSNMNANEVIANRAIEMAGGVLGSKTPVHPNDHVNLSQSSNDAFPTAMHIAAAEDLRHLIPKVTQLRDALSERSAAFQDIVKIGRTHLMDAVPLTLGQEFSGYVAQLDQNLNRLQTVLPELYPLALGGTAVGTGLNAHPEFAVQVATQIADLTGLLFVTAPNKFAALAAHDALVMASGTLKTLACSLMKIANDLRWLASGPRCGLGELNLPANEPGSSIMPGKVNPTQCEAMTMVCVQVIGNDAAIGLAGSQGNLELNVFKPVIIHNLLHSVRLLADACGAFTQYLVVGIKANQGQIQAYLDRSLMLVTALTPHIGYDKAAEVAKKAHAEGKTLQETCIALDLLTAEEFNRYVRPEEMI, encoded by the coding sequence ATGACGGCTCAAGTTGAGACCCGCCTCGAAACGGACAGTATGGGGACCATCGCTGTACCTTGCGACTGCTACTGGGGAGCACAGACCCAGCGATCGCTGCAGCACTTTGATATTGGTTTTGATCGCCTGTCCAGCAGCATGATCCGAGCCTTGGGGATCACCAAACAGGCATCCGCTATTGTCAATCAATCTTTGGGCAAGCTACCGCCCGAAATCGCCCCACTGATTATTGCAGCCGCCGCAGAAGTAGCACAGGGCCAGCACGACCAGCAGTTTCCGCTACGGATTTGGCAAACCGGAAGCGGCACCCAGTCCAACATGAACGCCAATGAGGTGATCGCCAATCGCGCTATCGAAATGGCGGGGGGCGTCCTCGGCAGCAAGACGCCTGTGCATCCCAACGATCACGTCAATCTGTCCCAATCTTCCAACGATGCCTTCCCAACCGCGATGCATATCGCAGCAGCGGAAGATCTGCGCCACCTGATCCCAAAAGTGACGCAGCTGCGAGACGCCCTCTCAGAACGTTCGGCAGCTTTTCAAGACATCGTCAAAATTGGCCGTACTCATCTAATGGATGCAGTCCCTTTAACATTGGGGCAGGAATTCTCGGGCTATGTAGCTCAGCTTGATCAAAACCTGAATCGACTCCAGACGGTTTTACCTGAGCTATATCCCCTGGCTTTAGGCGGTACGGCGGTGGGCACGGGCCTCAATGCTCATCCTGAATTCGCGGTCCAAGTGGCAACTCAGATTGCTGACCTCACGGGCCTGCTATTTGTCACCGCCCCGAATAAATTCGCGGCCCTTGCGGCCCATGATGCGTTGGTGATGGCGAGTGGCACCTTAAAGACGCTAGCTTGCTCTCTGATGAAGATTGCCAACGATCTCCGCTGGCTGGCCTCAGGTCCACGCTGTGGCCTTGGAGAACTAAATCTACCCGCTAATGAGCCAGGATCTTCGATCATGCCGGGGAAGGTTAACCCCACGCAGTGTGAAGCGATGACGATGGTGTGTGTGCAGGTGATCGGTAATGATGCAGCCATTGGCTTGGCTGGGAGCCAGGGCAATTTAGAACTCAACGTTTTTAAGCCGGTCATTATTCATAACCTGTTACATTCTGTACGATTACTGGCGGATGCCTGTGGCGCGTTCACCCAGTATCTAGTGGTGGGGATCAAGGCCAATCAAGGACAGATTCAAGCTTATCTAGATCGTTCTCTGATGTTAGTGACGGCTCTAACGCCTCATATTGGATATGACAAAGCAGCTGAGGTTGCTAAAAAAGCCCATGCAGAAGGGAAGACTTTACAAGAGACCTGTATTGCTCTGGATTTGCTCACTGCCGAAGAGTTTAATCGCTATGTTCGGCCTGAGGAGATGATTTAA
- a CDS encoding N-acetylmuramoyl-L-alanine amidase has product MKIAWIALVALGVVSGADAAWAGKLTYWRFNSQQSRVDLITDTGTKPKAVVIHNPTRLIIDLPNTSIRKKKRQKRISEYVKEVRVAQFSKWTTRVVVELDKDYSLRADQVKVRGLAPNRWYVQLPKFLAIRDLNRKALITRSVTVPQPKLPQPTVSAGGSSAPIAVKPGAKVVLIDPGHGGRDPGAVGRGGLQEKRVVLPVSLRVVEELRRRGVNAQLTRSSDQTVDLAPRVRKAEGLNADIFVSIHANAISLSRPEINGLETFYYQTGSRLASNIHRSILQSVNVKDRRIRQARFYVLRKTSMPAVLVELGYVTGSTDAPRLATKAHQDQLAVAIANGVINYIQGR; this is encoded by the coding sequence GTGAAAATTGCGTGGATAGCGTTAGTGGCTCTTGGGGTTGTCAGCGGTGCTGATGCCGCGTGGGCGGGCAAACTGACCTACTGGCGTTTTAATAGCCAGCAAAGCCGGGTGGATTTGATTACGGATACGGGCACAAAACCGAAGGCTGTTGTCATTCATAACCCCACTCGTCTGATTATTGATTTACCCAATACATCTATTAGAAAGAAAAAAAGACAGAAGCGGATTAGCGAATACGTTAAAGAAGTACGCGTTGCCCAGTTCAGCAAATGGACCACGCGTGTTGTCGTGGAATTGGATAAGGATTACTCTCTTCGAGCTGATCAGGTTAAGGTGCGGGGCCTCGCTCCCAATCGCTGGTATGTCCAGCTGCCTAAATTTTTGGCCATTCGTGATCTCAATCGCAAAGCTTTAATTACAAGATCCGTTACAGTGCCGCAGCCAAAGCTCCCGCAGCCAACGGTCTCTGCGGGCGGTTCTTCAGCTCCGATTGCGGTAAAGCCGGGGGCAAAGGTGGTCCTCATTGATCCGGGGCATGGGGGGCGTGATCCCGGTGCTGTGGGTCGAGGAGGGCTGCAGGAAAAGCGGGTGGTTCTGCCGGTTTCGTTGAGGGTTGTGGAAGAACTGCGGCGACGGGGTGTCAATGCCCAGCTCACGCGTAGCTCAGATCAGACGGTTGATTTAGCGCCTCGCGTCCGTAAGGCAGAAGGTCTAAATGCAGATATATTTGTGAGCATTCACGCCAATGCGATTAGCTTGAGCCGCCCAGAGATCAATGGTCTGGAAACGTTCTATTACCAAACGGGAAGCAGGCTGGCGAGTAATATCCACCGCAGTATTCTGCAATCGGTCAATGTTAAAGACCGGCGAATTCGCCAGGCTCGATTCTATGTCCTCCGCAAGACGTCGATGCCTGCAGTGTTGGTGGAGCTGGGGTACGTGACGGGGAGTACCGATGCACCTCGTCTAGCGACAAAGGCCCATCAGGATCAGCTGGCAGTTGCGATCGCAAACGGCGTGATCAACTACATCCAAGGCCGATAG
- the smpB gene encoding SsrA-binding protein SmpB: MSESYKLISDNRQARFLYEIMETFEAGIELTGTEVKSIRAGRVNLRDGFASIWKGEAWLMNVHISPLSNVGQAFNHEPRRKRRLLMHKQEISKLIGKTEQKGLTLVPTKLYAKRGWMKVEIALARGKKLHDKREAVKERQDKREMQRAMKRADY, from the coding sequence ATGAGTGAGTCTTATAAGTTAATTAGCGATAATCGTCAGGCCCGTTTTCTCTATGAAATTATGGAAACGTTTGAGGCTGGAATTGAGCTAACAGGGACTGAGGTCAAATCTATCCGAGCGGGTCGGGTGAATCTCAGGGATGGCTTTGCCAGTATTTGGAAGGGCGAAGCTTGGTTGATGAATGTACATATTTCTCCACTGAGTAATGTGGGGCAGGCGTTTAATCATGAACCCCGACGTAAGCGTCGACTACTGATGCACAAGCAAGAGATTAGTAAGCTGATCGGTAAAACGGAGCAGAAGGGGTTAACGCTCGTACCCACGAAGCTATACGCCAAGCGAGGCTGGATGAAGGTGGAAATTGCTCTCGCGCGCGGTAAGAAACTCCACGATAAGCGAGAGGCGGTGAAGGAGCGTCAGGATAAGCGTGAGATGCAGCGGGCGATGAAGAGAGCTGACTATTAG
- a CDS encoding thioredoxin family protein has product MAAAVIKFSSEDCGICHKMSFYDQKVTEELGLEFVDVKMQDTETYRKYRKVLLSQYPDKSEMGWPTYIICDNPNADFQILGEVKGGHPKGEFRSRLQAVIAGGNG; this is encoded by the coding sequence ATGGCTGCAGCAGTAATCAAGTTTTCCTCTGAAGACTGTGGAATCTGTCACAAGATGTCCTTTTACGATCAGAAAGTCACCGAAGAATTGGGACTGGAATTTGTAGATGTCAAAATGCAGGATACCGAAACTTACCGCAAATACCGCAAAGTTTTGCTGTCCCAGTACCCCGATAAATCAGAGATGGGCTGGCCCACTTATATTATTTGCGACAACCCCAATGCCGATTTTCAGATCTTGGGCGAAGTGAAAGGCGGACATCCGAAGGGCGAGTTTAGAAGTCGGCTGCAGGCCGTTATTGCTGGAGGTAATGGGTAA
- the rimP gene encoding ribosome maturation factor RimP — MSHPVIPQVLALAKPVAKALELEIVDAVYHTHQQPPTLRVDVRSCKEDTNLEDCERMSRSLETALDEADVMPEAYVLEISSPGVSEFLTQDRDFTAFRSFPVAVQTNEPFKGHQVWTGTLTSRDQDWIHLNQKGRSVSIPRALVSQVQLQDPP; from the coding sequence ATGTCCCATCCCGTTATTCCTCAAGTATTGGCCCTCGCAAAGCCAGTAGCAAAAGCTCTAGAGCTAGAGATAGTCGATGCTGTGTATCACACGCATCAGCAGCCCCCGACCTTGAGGGTCGATGTTCGCAGTTGTAAAGAAGACACCAACCTTGAAGACTGTGAGCGCATGAGCCGATCCTTGGAAACGGCTCTAGATGAAGCTGATGTGATGCCAGAGGCCTACGTCTTAGAGATTTCTAGTCCGGGTGTATCAGAGTTTTTGACCCAAGATCGAGACTTTACTGCCTTCCGCAGCTTTCCCGTTGCGGTACAAACCAACGAACCCTTCAAAGGACATCAGGTCTGGACTGGAACGCTGACCAGCCGGGATCAAGATTGGATTCATCTCAATCAGAAAGGGCGCTCAGTGTCTATCCCTCGCGCACTCGTTTCACAGGTGCAGCTTCAAGACCCACCTTAA
- the nusA gene encoding transcription termination factor NusA, protein MSMVQLPGLAEMINTISRERNLPKHAVEAALQEALLKGYERYRRTLLLDTFMQFEEGYFENFDVELDIEEEGFLVLATKTIIAEVENPDHQIALAEVLEVAPEAQAGDTVVLDVTPDQGDFGRMAAIQTKQVLSQKLRDQQRKLIQEEFQDLEKTVLQARVLRFERRSVIMAITSGFGQPEVEAELSKREQLPNDNYRANATFKVFLKRVADGPHRGPQLVVSRADAGLVVYLFANEVPEIEDEVVRIVAVAREANPPSRQVGPRTKIAVDTLERDVDPVGACIGARGSRIQAVVNELRGEKIDVIRWSPDPATYISNALSPARVDAVVLANTEDRQAHVLVAEDQLSLAIGKEGQNVRLAARLTGWKIDIKDSAKYELDAEFGAADDTSAEEELETEPQTELGSEGEASSMSAEAEEVVEDVVEPVGDEG, encoded by the coding sequence ATGTCAATGGTTCAACTGCCTGGTCTAGCAGAAATGATCAACACCATCAGTCGTGAGCGTAATCTCCCGAAACACGCCGTAGAGGCCGCTCTACAGGAAGCATTGCTCAAAGGCTACGAACGCTACCGGCGCACACTCCTGCTGGATACATTCATGCAGTTCGAAGAAGGATATTTCGAAAACTTTGATGTTGAACTCGATATTGAAGAAGAAGGTTTTTTAGTATTAGCGACCAAAACTATTATTGCTGAGGTTGAAAATCCTGACCATCAGATTGCCTTAGCAGAAGTATTAGAAGTGGCACCAGAAGCGCAAGCAGGCGACACCGTTGTTTTAGATGTCACGCCTGACCAAGGCGATTTTGGTCGGATGGCTGCGATTCAAACTAAGCAAGTTCTATCTCAGAAGTTACGTGACCAGCAGCGAAAGCTCATCCAAGAAGAATTCCAGGACTTAGAGAAAACGGTTCTGCAGGCACGGGTGCTTCGCTTTGAAAGACGTTCGGTGATCATGGCAATTACCTCTGGTTTTGGACAGCCAGAAGTGGAAGCTGAGCTATCTAAGCGGGAGCAGTTACCCAACGATAACTATCGAGCCAACGCGACCTTTAAAGTATTCCTAAAGCGAGTTGCAGATGGCCCCCATAGAGGCCCGCAACTTGTTGTTTCTAGGGCTGATGCAGGCCTAGTCGTCTATCTATTTGCCAACGAAGTACCCGAAATTGAAGACGAAGTCGTCCGCATTGTTGCGGTGGCGCGTGAAGCCAACCCTCCTTCTCGTCAGGTAGGGCCTAGGACAAAAATTGCAGTGGACACATTGGAAAGAGATGTCGATCCGGTGGGTGCCTGCATCGGTGCTCGTGGCTCGCGGATTCAGGCCGTTGTCAATGAGTTGCGAGGCGAGAAAATCGACGTCATTCGTTGGTCACCAGACCCTGCCACCTACATTTCCAATGCTCTCAGTCCGGCTCGTGTCGATGCCGTTGTTTTAGCCAATACCGAAGATCGTCAGGCCCATGTCCTCGTGGCTGAAGATCAGCTGAGTTTGGCGATTGGTAAAGAGGGACAGAACGTTAGGCTCGCGGCTCGCTTGACGGGTTGGAAGATTGATATTAAGGATAGTGCGAAATATGAGCTTGATGCTGAATTTGGTGCAGCTGACGACACGTCTGCAGAAGAAGAACTGGAAACAGAGCCTCAGACAGAGCTAGGCAGTGAAGGGGAGGCCTCCAGCATGAGTGCTGAAGCTGAGGAAGTGGTTGAGGACGTTGTAGAACCCGTTGGAGATGAAGGATGA